A genomic region of Bacillota bacterium contains the following coding sequences:
- a CDS encoding tyrosine-protein phosphatase yields the protein MGPEWVIPGVLAKSARPGRELGREVKISQEVVDRWLEKVRGMGIRSIICLLDEDQITYYYEDIPGGLLDYYRQNVLEVAHLPVPDPDYHPEGWQALERSLESAWELFQSLPKPVLVHCSAGKSRTGKVVGYICEKMPS from the coding sequence TTGGGTCCCGAATGGGTGATTCCCGGCGTTCTGGCAAAGTCGGCGCGCCCGGGGCGGGAGCTGGGGCGGGAGGTTAAAATCTCGCAGGAGGTTGTGGACCGGTGGCTGGAAAAGGTAAGGGGAATGGGAATCCGATCCATTATCTGTTTGCTGGATGAAGACCAGATCACCTACTATTATGAAGACATCCCCGGGGGGTTGCTGGATTACTACCGCCAGAATGTCCTTGAGGTGGCGCATCTTCCCGTACCGGACCCGGACTACCATCCTGAAGGTTGGCAGGCCCTGGAAAGAAGCCTCGAGAGCGCCTGGGAACTGTTTCAATCCCTGCCCAAGCCCGTGCTCGTCCACTGCAGCGCCGGGAAGAGCCGGACAGGCAAGGTTGTGGGATATATTTGCGAAAAAATGCCATCGTGA
- a CDS encoding DNA repair exonuclease, with translation MRFLHTGDVHLSPAAPERFDAFRAVFGLAKELDCAALLVAGDLFDSVEAAGELRPRVRELFNSHKIEVYIVPGNHDRTAYGAGEHYGINVHTAQSSSPVLWRAGEIGIVGLPYSFDRPSFEDLRAQTLLEKESPLIVLAHANFFSSAFGRVYTPDAENAGESCLWDHDFDEFPPAYVALGHWHNPTLPLVEINRVRVAYSGSPYPLARGENGARKVFLIEISSGEIKVEAVDIPGVPRRETAAFYFVPGAEEETLEAIRSVLRDRADPNVILDLEMGGWVSRISEELLVKKSEALIEEFRGGWKGVNPGTPCFLSTGRLSGIGSRCFQILQESEIPPDIIEAEVFRNTVLYGFAEKVIGDREALYREALALILRHLGRGTLHADS, from the coding sequence TTGAGGTTTCTCCATACCGGAGATGTTCATCTTTCCCCCGCTGCTCCTGAAAGGTTTGACGCCTTCAGGGCTGTTTTTGGCCTGGCTAAGGAACTCGACTGCGCCGCCCTCCTTGTGGCGGGAGACCTTTTCGACAGCGTAGAAGCGGCAGGGGAACTGCGCCCCCGCGTGCGGGAACTGTTCAACTCTCATAAAATCGAAGTCTACATCGTCCCGGGCAACCACGACAGGACGGCTTATGGTGCCGGGGAGCACTACGGGATTAATGTCCATACCGCTCAAAGCAGTAGCCCCGTGCTCTGGAGGGCAGGCGAGATCGGGATCGTTGGCCTTCCGTACTCTTTTGACCGACCCTCTTTCGAAGATCTCCGTGCGCAAACTCTGCTGGAGAAAGAATCCCCTCTGATAGTCCTGGCCCACGCAAATTTTTTTTCTTCAGCCTTTGGCAGGGTATACACTCCTGACGCGGAAAATGCCGGGGAGAGCTGTCTCTGGGACCATGACTTCGATGAATTCCCGCCGGCGTATGTGGCACTGGGGCACTGGCACAATCCCACGCTTCCTCTGGTTGAAATAAACCGGGTCCGAGTCGCCTACAGCGGGTCGCCGTACCCGCTGGCGCGCGGAGAAAACGGGGCGAGGAAGGTTTTCCTGATCGAGATTTCTTCGGGTGAGATCAAGGTGGAGGCCGTAGATATTCCGGGTGTACCCCGCCGGGAAACGGCTGCTTTCTATTTTGTCCCGGGGGCGGAAGAGGAAACTCTCGAAGCAATCCGTTCCGTACTACGCGACCGGGCGGATCCTAACGTGATTCTCGATCTTGAGATGGGCGGGTGGGTCAGCCGGATCAGTGAGGAGCTTCTGGTTAAAAAGAGCGAAGCCCTGATTGAGGAGTTCCGCGGCGGCTGGAAGGGCGTAAACCCCGGGACACCCTGCTTCCTGAGCACGGGCCGGCTTTCCGGGATCGGCTCAAGGTGTTTCCAGATCCTTCAGGAGTCCGAAATACCGCCGGATATTATTGAGGCTGAGGTTTTCAGGAACACGGTGCTTTATGGTTTCGCCGAGAAAGTTATCGGCGACCGGGAGGCTCTGTACCGCGAAGCCCTGGCCCTGATCCTGCGCCATCTCGGAAGGGGGACGCTCCATGCGGATTCTTGA